In one Moritella sp. 5 genomic region, the following are encoded:
- the torA gene encoding trimethylamine-N-oxide reductase TorA, whose protein sequence is MTMFNKDKKSKNENVSVSRRSFLKGVMATSAVAVIGPSLLVPKTASAATMAERAEWKLTGSHWGAFRAKIHGGKVTEVKAFELDKYPTDMLQGIEGIIYSPSRVRYPMVRLDWYLNREKSNTKQRGDNRFIRVTWDQALDMFYEELERVQNTYGPSGLHTGANGWRATGQLHSCGSHMARAIAMHGASVKDVGDYSTGAGQTILPYVLGSTEVYAPGTSWPLILDNSKTIILWATDPVKNLQVGWNCETHDSFEYLEALKDKVAEKKIRVISVDPVKNKTQNFLGNEHRYINPHTDVPFMLAVAHTMVKEDLYDKKFLNTYALGFEEFLKYVQGETEDKVEKTPEWASDICGVPADEIRDFARLLTNGRTQLLFGWSIQRQEHGEQPYWMGAVLAAMIGQIGLPGGGISYGHHYSSIGVPTSGAVGAGSFPRNPDSGQKPRHESKDFKGASSTIPVARFVDALKNPGKVIDANGSKITFPDIKMMIFTGCNPWHRHQDRNNMKAAFQKLETVIAIDYNWTATCRFSDIVLPACTQYERNDLDIYGSYRAKGLLGMKKLVDPLFQSKTDFEIFTELTKRWGKSKEYTQGKSEVQWLEQLYNKSKDANVGKWEMPDFHEFWKEGYFHFGDGENWTRHADFREDPEVNALGTPSGFIEIYSRKIARFGYEHCKGHPMWFEKTERSHGGPKSAEFPVWMQSCHPNKRLHSQMCESEKFRATYTVQGREPVYMNSADAKKRGIKDGDIVRVFNDRGQLLAGAVVDDNYPVNVIRIEEGAWYGPEDESIGSLCTYGDPNNLTLDIGSSELAQATSANTCQVEFEKFKGKAPAVNSFGGPIEVVS, encoded by the coding sequence ATGACTATGTTTAATAAAGACAAAAAGTCTAAAAATGAAAATGTATCTGTCAGTCGTCGCTCCTTTTTAAAAGGTGTGATGGCGACATCAGCAGTTGCTGTGATTGGTCCTAGTTTATTAGTACCAAAAACAGCAAGCGCAGCGACAATGGCTGAGCGTGCTGAATGGAAGTTAACTGGTTCGCACTGGGGGGCGTTCCGCGCTAAGATCCACGGCGGTAAAGTTACAGAAGTTAAAGCGTTTGAATTAGATAAATATCCAACTGATATGCTGCAAGGCATTGAAGGTATTATCTATAGCCCATCACGTGTTCGTTACCCTATGGTTCGTCTCGATTGGTACCTGAACCGTGAGAAAAGTAACACAAAACAACGTGGCGATAATCGCTTCATCCGTGTTACTTGGGATCAAGCTCTAGATATGTTCTATGAAGAATTAGAACGTGTCCAGAATACCTATGGTCCATCTGGTCTACATACAGGTGCTAACGGCTGGCGTGCAACAGGTCAACTACATAGCTGTGGTAGCCATATGGCACGTGCAATCGCAATGCACGGTGCATCAGTAAAAGATGTAGGTGATTACTCAACGGGTGCTGGTCAAACAATTCTACCTTACGTACTTGGTTCGACAGAAGTATATGCACCGGGCACATCGTGGCCGTTAATCCTAGATAACAGTAAAACGATTATCTTATGGGCAACGGATCCAGTGAAAAACCTACAAGTAGGTTGGAACTGTGAAACACATGATAGTTTTGAATATCTAGAAGCGCTAAAAGATAAAGTTGCTGAAAAGAAAATTCGCGTGATCAGTGTTGATCCAGTGAAGAATAAAACGCAAAACTTCTTAGGTAATGAACACCGTTACATCAATCCACATACCGATGTTCCGTTCATGCTTGCTGTAGCACATACTATGGTAAAAGAAGATCTGTATGATAAGAAATTCTTAAATACTTATGCACTTGGTTTTGAAGAATTCTTGAAATACGTTCAGGGTGAAACAGAAGATAAAGTTGAGAAAACCCCTGAATGGGCAAGTGATATCTGTGGTGTCCCGGCTGATGAAATCCGTGACTTTGCACGTTTGCTCACCAATGGTCGTACCCAGTTGTTATTTGGTTGGTCAATTCAACGTCAAGAACATGGCGAACAGCCATATTGGATGGGTGCTGTATTAGCTGCCATGATTGGTCAAATCGGCCTGCCTGGTGGTGGTATTAGTTATGGTCATCACTATAGCTCTATTGGTGTACCTACCTCTGGTGCTGTTGGTGCGGGTTCATTCCCACGTAACCCAGACTCAGGTCAAAAACCTCGTCATGAAAGCAAAGACTTTAAAGGTGCTAGCTCAACTATTCCTGTAGCTCGCTTTGTTGATGCACTGAAAAATCCAGGTAAAGTAATTGATGCCAATGGTTCAAAAATTACTTTCCCTGATATCAAAATGATGATATTCACGGGTTGTAATCCTTGGCATCGTCATCAAGATCGTAACAACATGAAAGCAGCATTCCAGAAACTGGAAACTGTTATCGCGATTGATTACAACTGGACAGCAACGTGTCGTTTCTCTGATATCGTGCTACCAGCTTGTACGCAGTACGAACGTAACGATTTAGATATCTATGGTTCATACCGCGCTAAAGGTTTATTGGGTATGAAAAAGCTAGTTGACCCACTATTCCAATCTAAGACTGACTTTGAGATCTTTACTGAACTAACGAAACGTTGGGGCAAGAGTAAAGAGTACACTCAAGGTAAGAGTGAAGTGCAGTGGTTAGAGCAGTTGTATAATAAATCTAAAGATGCGAATGTTGGTAAGTGGGAAATGCCAGACTTCCACGAATTCTGGAAAGAAGGTTACTTCCACTTTGGTGACGGTGAAAACTGGACTCGTCATGCCGACTTCCGTGAAGATCCTGAAGTTAATGCATTGGGTACACCATCTGGTTTCATTGAAATTTACAGCCGTAAGATTGCGCGTTTTGGTTATGAGCACTGTAAAGGTCACCCTATGTGGTTCGAGAAAACTGAACGTTCACACGGTGGTCCAAAATCAGCTGAATTCCCAGTATGGATGCAGTCTTGTCACCCGAATAAACGTCTGCATTCACAAATGTGTGAATCAGAAAAGTTCCGTGCTACTTACACAGTCCAAGGTCGTGAGCCAGTTTACATGAACTCTGCAGATGCGAAGAAACGTGGCATTAAAGATGGAGACATCGTACGTGTATTCAATGACCGTGGTCAGTTGTTAGCGGGTGCGGTAGTTGATGATAACTACCCTGTGAATGTGATTCGTATTGAAGAGGGTGCTTGGTATGGTCCTGAAGATGAGAGCATCGGTTCACTTTGTACTTATGGCGATCCAAATAACCTAACATTGGATATCGGTTCTTCGGAACTTGCTCAAGCAACATCGGCAAATACATGTCAGGTTGAGTTTGAGAAATTCAAAGGTAAAGCGCCGGCAGTTAATTCGTTCGGTGGACCAATCGAAGTGGTTTCATAA
- the torC gene encoding pentaheme c-type cytochrome TorC, whose product MKKLFSIIARSWRVFNKPSKHISLGVVTCAAFIAGVIFWGGFNTALEATNQEAFCISCHSMKENNYQEIQSTVHWSNRSGVRATCPDCHVPHRWQNKIAAKARASKDVFGWLLGTVDTKEKFESKRLHLAQNEWARFKANGSLECKNCHDYKSMDFTKMSERAQVQMRKAAERDQSCVDCHKGIAHHLPEMDTSAISELGKMAKDLEGNSFEIGKEYYSLVQTPLYKDDKEPEYLGVLTPATKFKVIAESGNRLQVELVTWHKAKGYGRVLYFDFAKNIVQATLSKEASQDESLFVRGDKKEDDLTGLPWEQVTFTLWVDKKGYEESLQNIWDYAKDAYQTTCSVCHTQPAEAHFDANTWVGMFAGMQGFVNLDGDTHDVILKYLQNHSSDYSKDAH is encoded by the coding sequence ATGAAAAAATTATTCTCTATAATCGCTCGCTCTTGGCGTGTGTTTAATAAACCAAGTAAACATATCTCTTTAGGTGTTGTGACTTGTGCTGCTTTTATTGCGGGCGTTATTTTCTGGGGTGGTTTCAATACCGCGCTAGAAGCGACAAATCAAGAAGCATTTTGTATTTCTTGTCATAGTATGAAAGAAAATAACTATCAAGAAATTCAAAGTACGGTTCACTGGTCAAACCGTAGTGGTGTCCGTGCAACTTGCCCTGATTGCCATGTTCCTCATCGCTGGCAAAACAAAATCGCAGCCAAAGCGCGTGCGAGTAAAGACGTATTTGGTTGGTTATTGGGTACGGTGGATACGAAAGAAAAATTCGAATCTAAGCGTTTACACTTAGCGCAAAACGAATGGGCTCGATTTAAAGCCAACGGTTCTTTAGAGTGTAAAAACTGTCATGACTATAAGAGCATGGATTTCACCAAAATGTCTGAACGTGCGCAAGTACAAATGCGTAAAGCGGCTGAGCGTGATCAATCTTGTGTAGATTGTCATAAAGGTATTGCCCACCACCTACCTGAAATGGATACCTCTGCAATCAGTGAACTGGGTAAAATGGCGAAAGACCTAGAAGGTAACTCATTTGAAATTGGTAAAGAGTATTACTCTCTGGTGCAAACACCACTTTATAAAGATGATAAAGAACCTGAATATCTGGGCGTATTAACACCAGCGACTAAGTTTAAAGTTATCGCTGAATCTGGCAACCGCCTGCAAGTTGAATTAGTGACTTGGCATAAAGCTAAAGGTTACGGTCGCGTGCTGTACTTCGATTTTGCTAAAAATATTGTGCAAGCAACATTATCAAAAGAAGCATCACAAGATGAATCGCTATTCGTTCGTGGTGATAAGAAAGAAGATGATCTAACTGGTCTACCTTGGGAACAAGTAACGTTCACACTATGGGTTGATAAAAAAGGTTATGAAGAAAGCCTACAAAACATTTGGGATTACGCGAAAGACGCTTACCAAACCACATGTAGTGTTTGTCATACCCAACCAGCAGAAGCTCATTTTGATGCAAATACTTGGGTTGGTATGTTTGCCGGCATGCAAGGTTTTGTGAACTTAGATGGCGACACACATGACGTGATCTTGAAGTATCTACAAAACCATTCATCTGATTACAGCAAAGATGCTCATTAA